A genomic segment from Marmota flaviventris isolate mMarFla1 chromosome 7, mMarFla1.hap1, whole genome shotgun sequence encodes:
- the Cox7b2 gene encoding cytochrome c oxidase subunit 7B2, mitochondrial codes for MMFSLARYAFSSLKIWRIQQIMARQSHIKQSPDFHDKYGNIVLASGTTFCVVAWVFLTTQMGIQWNPSPVGRVTPKEWNNH; via the coding sequence ATGATGTTTTCCTTGGCAAGATACGCATTCAGTAGTCTCAAAATTTGGAGAATTCAGCAAATTATGGCAAGACAGAGTCACATAAAACAATCACCAGATTTTCATGACAAATATGGCAACATAGTACTAGCTAGTGGCACCACTTTCTGTGTTGTTGCATGGGTGTTTTTAACTACACAGATGGGGATACAATGGAACCCATCTCCTGTTGGCAGAGTTACCCCCAAAGAGTGGAATAATCATTAa